Proteins encoded by one window of Salmonirosea aquatica:
- a CDS encoding DUF937 domain-containing protein: MLEQLMGLIQDHSQDAIVNNPAIPNQHNSDVMQTLMGSIMGGMQQEAQSGNISGLMGLLSGKAAQPGSSGLMNNPIVAGIARNAIQSIMEKFGMSNSTASSIVASVLPSVLSSFINKTSNPTDNSLDFNSILGSLLGGTTTGSPQSSGFDFNQLGYALADGKLDMSDLMRMGVV; the protein is encoded by the coding sequence ATGCTCGAACAACTAATGGGTCTCATTCAAGACCACTCCCAGGACGCCATTGTCAACAACCCCGCCATTCCTAATCAGCATAACAGCGATGTTATGCAAACACTCATGGGATCTATCATGGGAGGTATGCAACAGGAAGCTCAGAGTGGCAATATCAGTGGCCTGATGGGGCTATTGTCAGGAAAAGCTGCTCAACCCGGTAGTTCGGGTCTGATGAATAACCCGATAGTGGCGGGCATTGCTAGAAATGCCATTCAAAGCATTATGGAAAAATTTGGCATGTCCAATTCAACTGCCAGTAGCATCGTTGCCAGTGTACTTCCCTCCGTACTCAGTAGTTTCATCAACAAAACCAGTAATCCTACCGATAATAGTCTCGACTTCAATAGCATCCTGGGTAGCCTCCTGGGAGGTACTACTACGGGCAGTCCCCAAAGCAGCGGTTTTGATTTCAATCAGTTAGGGTACGCTTTGGCCGATGGCAAACTGGATATGAGCGATTTAATGCGCATGGGGGTAGTATGA
- the rplT gene encoding 50S ribosomal protein L20: MPRSVNHVASRARRKKVLKMAKGYFGRRKNVWTVAKNAVEKAMGYAYIGRKQKKRNFRALWIQRINAGTRQYGMSYSVFMGKLHAGGIELNRKVLADLAMNHPEAFKAIVDKVK, translated from the coding sequence ATGCCTCGTTCAGTAAATCACGTCGCGTCGCGTGCAAGACGCAAGAAAGTCTTAAAGATGGCCAAAGGGTACTTTGGACGTCGTAAAAACGTATGGACCGTAGCCAAGAATGCCGTTGAAAAGGCTATGGGCTACGCATACATTGGCCGCAAGCAGAAGAAGCGTAATTTCCGCGCGCTCTGGATTCAGCGGATCAACGCAGGTACCCGGCAGTATGGCATGTCTTACTCCGTCTTCATGGGTAAGCTCCACGCCGGAGGCATTGAGTTGAACCGTAAGGTACTTGCGGACCTGGCAATGAACCATCCGGAAGCCTTCAAGGCTATTGTTGATAAAGTAAAGTGA
- the rpmI gene encoding 50S ribosomal protein L35, with translation MPKMKTNSGAKKRFKLTGTGKIKRKHAFHSHILTKKSTKRKRNLVKSTLVDETNHKRTLLLLALK, from the coding sequence ATGCCTAAAATGAAAACAAATTCTGGCGCCAAGAAGCGGTTCAAGCTGACGGGCACTGGAAAAATCAAGCGGAAACACGCTTTCCACAGCCACATTCTGACCAAGAAGTCGACTAAGCGGAAGCGGAATCTGGTAAAATCGACGCTGGTGGATGAAACCAACCACAAGCGCACGCTCCTGTTACTGGCGCTGAAATAG
- the infC gene encoding translation initiation factor IF-3, protein MKTPRARGRFRVPEEPYKINERITAREVRLVGDNVEPGVFEIGKARAMAEAQSLDLVEIAPTATPPVCKIVDYSKFKYEQKKKQKEIKAKAQKVVIKEIRFGPNTDDHDFDFKLKHAMNFLKEGSKVKAYVHFVGRTIVFKERGVDLLNRFSDALSEYGKVEMEPKLEGKRMTIILAPLPPKK, encoded by the coding sequence ATTAAGACCCCCCGCGCACGCGGCAGATTTAGAGTACCCGAAGAACCTTATAAAATTAATGAGCGCATCACTGCGCGGGAAGTACGCTTGGTAGGTGATAATGTAGAACCCGGCGTATTTGAAATTGGCAAAGCACGGGCCATGGCCGAGGCCCAGAGCCTCGACCTGGTTGAGATCGCCCCTACTGCCACCCCGCCAGTCTGCAAAATAGTGGATTACTCCAAGTTCAAATACGAACAGAAGAAGAAACAAAAGGAGATCAAGGCAAAGGCCCAGAAAGTGGTCATTAAGGAAATTCGATTTGGTCCCAATACTGATGATCACGATTTCGATTTCAAGCTGAAGCACGCCATGAATTTTCTGAAAGAGGGTTCAAAGGTAAAAGCCTACGTGCATTTTGTGGGACGTACGATTGTCTTTAAAGAGAGAGGTGTAGATCTGCTAAACCGATTCTCGGATGCCTTGTCTGAATACGGTAAGGTAGAAATGGAACCCAAGTTGGAAGGTAAGCGCATGACTATTATTCTGGCGCCATTACCTCCTAAAAAATAG
- the thrS gene encoding threonine--tRNA ligase, with product MSDQEIIKITLPDGSVRDYPKGTSGYGIASSISEGLARNVLSAQVNGEVWDANRPIESDAQVKLLTWNDAEGKATFWHSSAHLLAEALEALYPGVKFGTGPAIEKGFYYDVDLGDKSLSNEDFAAIEAKMQELARQKNEFVRKPISKAEAHDYFTQKGDEYKLELIDGLQDGQITLYTQGNFTDLCRGPHLPNTGSIKAVKLTNIAGAYWRNNQDNKQLTRIYGITFPKQKELDEYLFQVEEAKKRDHRKLGKELDLFTFSEKVGQGLPLWLPKGAMLRERLESFLRKAQLRAGYQPVVTPHIGSKALYETSGHWEKYGKDSFQPIRTPDSDEEFMLKPMNCPHHCEIYKARPRSYRDLPLRFAEFGTVYRYEQSGELHGLTRVRGFTQDDAHIFCRTDQVKEEFLRVIDLVLYVFKTLGFDEYSAQISLRDPNNKAKYIGSDEDWEKAERAIIEASAERNLQTVTELGEAAFYGPKLDFMVRDALGRKWQLGTIQVDYQMPQRFGLEYIGSDNQRYQPVMIHRAPFGSMERFIAILIENTAGQFPLWLSPEQIAILPISEKYSDYADEVFLTLQDADIRGFVDHRDEKIGRKIRDAEVTKVPFMLIVGEKEQNDRMVSVRRKGEGDLGSMSLDEFSDFFQKEIRNNLANFS from the coding sequence ATGAGTGACCAAGAAATAATAAAAATTACCCTACCCGATGGGTCAGTTCGGGATTATCCCAAAGGAACTTCCGGCTATGGCATTGCATCCAGCATAAGCGAAGGTCTGGCCCGCAACGTTTTGTCGGCCCAAGTGAATGGTGAAGTATGGGATGCCAACCGTCCAATTGAAAGTGACGCCCAAGTCAAACTGTTGACCTGGAATGATGCCGAAGGAAAGGCAACCTTCTGGCATTCCTCAGCCCACTTATTGGCAGAAGCTCTTGAAGCACTCTATCCCGGCGTAAAATTTGGCACGGGGCCAGCTATTGAAAAAGGATTCTACTATGATGTGGATCTGGGCGATAAATCGCTGTCGAATGAAGACTTCGCCGCCATTGAAGCCAAAATGCAGGAACTGGCCCGGCAAAAGAATGAATTCGTCCGCAAACCAATCAGCAAGGCCGAAGCTCACGATTATTTCACTCAGAAGGGCGATGAGTACAAACTTGAACTCATCGATGGCCTGCAGGACGGCCAGATCACTCTGTATACCCAAGGGAATTTTACTGACTTGTGCCGTGGTCCGCACCTACCCAATACTGGTAGCATTAAAGCGGTGAAACTCACCAATATTGCGGGTGCCTATTGGCGTAACAATCAGGATAACAAGCAATTGACTCGAATCTATGGTATTACATTTCCTAAGCAGAAGGAATTGGATGAGTACCTATTCCAGGTTGAAGAAGCCAAAAAGCGTGACCACCGAAAATTAGGCAAAGAGCTCGACCTGTTCACTTTTTCGGAGAAGGTAGGTCAAGGGCTACCTTTGTGGCTACCTAAGGGCGCCATGCTACGCGAGCGTTTGGAGAGTTTCCTACGCAAAGCTCAATTGAGGGCGGGCTACCAGCCGGTGGTTACGCCTCATATTGGAAGCAAAGCCCTCTACGAAACATCGGGACACTGGGAGAAATACGGAAAGGATTCGTTTCAACCGATCCGAACCCCTGATTCCGATGAGGAATTCATGCTCAAACCCATGAATTGCCCTCATCATTGTGAAATTTATAAAGCCCGCCCCCGCTCCTACCGTGACCTTCCCCTACGTTTTGCCGAATTTGGTACCGTGTACCGCTATGAGCAAAGTGGCGAACTTCACGGGTTAACCCGTGTGCGGGGATTTACGCAGGATGATGCTCACATTTTCTGCCGGACCGATCAGGTGAAAGAAGAATTTTTGCGGGTCATCGACCTGGTACTTTACGTTTTCAAAACGTTGGGTTTCGATGAATATAGCGCGCAGATCTCCCTGCGGGACCCAAACAACAAAGCGAAGTACATCGGAAGCGACGAAGACTGGGAAAAAGCCGAGCGGGCGATCATCGAAGCCTCTGCGGAGCGGAATCTGCAAACCGTAACTGAGCTGGGGGAAGCGGCCTTTTATGGTCCCAAACTTGATTTTATGGTTCGCGATGCTCTTGGCCGTAAGTGGCAGTTGGGTACCATTCAGGTAGATTATCAGATGCCTCAGCGGTTTGGCCTGGAATATATTGGTTCAGACAACCAAAGGTACCAGCCTGTGATGATTCACCGCGCGCCTTTCGGTTCCATGGAACGGTTCATTGCCATTCTTATCGAAAATACGGCCGGGCAGTTCCCACTGTGGCTTTCGCCTGAGCAAATTGCGATTTTGCCCATTTCTGAGAAATATTCTGACTATGCGGATGAGGTTTTTCTCACTCTACAGGATGCCGACATCCGGGGTTTTGTGGACCATCGTGATGAAAAAATCGGCCGCAAAATCCGGGATGCCGAAGTTACCAAGGTACCCTTTATGCTGATCGTCGGTGAAAAGGAGCAGAATGATCGGATGGTTTCGGTGCGCCGTAAAGGAGAAGGAGATCTGGGATCGATGAGCTTGGATGAGTTTTCGGATTTTTTCCAGAAAGAAATCCGAAATAATTTGGCGAATTTTTCATAA